The following are from one region of the Salvia splendens isolate huo1 chromosome 2, SspV2, whole genome shotgun sequence genome:
- the LOC121792909 gene encoding protein PLASTID MOVEMENT IMPAIRED 1-like produces MAANYPTSRKSNTQILQELEDLSDSLYQSHMASTTTRRTASLVLPRESVVPPISSSETGPDKEDLNPKPRSRRMSLSPWRSRSKMDTEDIRPKDPIKSQKSLFSDETPIATAATTPEKKGIWKWKPIRALTHIGMQKLSCLFSVEVVAAQGLPTSMNGLRLCVCVRKKDTRDGGVQTMPSRVSQGAADFEETLFIRSHVYYTPAGSGAHMKFEPRPFLIYVAAVDAGELDFGRKTVDLSGLIQESIEKSFEGTRIRQWDTTFSLSGKAKGGELVLKLGFQIMEKDGVVGIYSQAEGQKSGKTRTHSPSFARKQSKSSFSVPSPRMTSRGLPQLGAGSEMDDLNLDEPAPQATPLPLPPAPAKTDNNNDNNDIEIIDFEVEDKGVEIQDEEEQSEESSDKRSVSSEVVKEIVVQDQSHLTRLNELDSIAQQIKALESLMGDEKALKLDEETGSQALDADEDKVTREFLSMLEAGGGGGGDGNDDDDDESKYEDARMQALQSEDAYEDEDGKEAEVFLPDLGKGLGCVVQTRNGGYLASANPFNVVVGRKETPKLAMQVSKPVVIQSEKGGFEVFQKMAALGLEGLSSRLLSSMALDELCGKTAEQVAFEGIASAIIQGRSKEGASSSAARTIVAVKSMAAMMSSGRRERVSSGIWNVSEEGVTVDYLLGFCLQKIEDMAVEALKIQAEVVKDEAPFEVSPFNDGGVDVFDSAVAVEEWVGGGMEAEAITVAVLVQLRDPIRQFEGVGGPMVVLVHAEACTSEDGERRYKVSSLQVGGMKVRSGGARVGWDTEKQRLTALHWLVAYGMGKAGKKGRRGGAKGPDALWSVSSRIMADMWLKPIRNPDVKFNTK; encoded by the coding sequence ATGGCAGCAAACTATCCAACTTCGAGAAAGTCCAACACTCAGATCCTCCAGGAGTTGGAGGACCTGAGCGACTCCCTATACCAATCCCACATGGCATCCACAACCACACGGAGAACCGCCTCCCTAGTCCTCCCCCGAGAATCCGTCGTCCCTCCAATCTCGTCCAGCGAGACTGGACCGGACAAAGAAGACCTCAACCCTAAACCTCGGTCAAGGCGGATGTCCCTGTCCCCATGGCGGTCTAGGTCAAAGATGGACACGGAGGACATCCGCCCCAAAGACCCCATCAAGTCCCAAAAGAGCCTATTTAGCGACGAAACTCCCATTGCAACTGCCGCCACTACTCCCGAGAAAAAAGGCATTTGGAAGTGGAAGCCTATAAGAGCACTAACTCACATAGGCATGCAGAAGCTGAGCTGCCTATTCTCTGTCGAGGTCGTGGCAGCCCAGGGCCTCCCGACCTCGATGAATGGGCTCCGCCTCTGTGTCTGCGTCCGCAAAAAGGACACCAGAGACGGCGGGGTCCAGACCATGCCCTCCAGAGTCTCCCAGGGCGCTGCGGATTTCGAGGAGACCCTCTTCATCCGGAGCCACGTGTACTACACCCCGGCGGGAAGCGGGGCCCACATGAAGTTCGAGCCGCGGCCTTTCTTGATCTACGTGGCCGCGGTCGACGCCGGCGAGCTGGACTTTGGTAGGAAAACAGTTGACCTGAGTGGCTTGATTCAAGAGTCCATTGAGAAGAGCTTCGAAGGGACAAGAATCAGGCAATGGGACACCACCTTTAGCCTTTCTGGAAAGGCTAAAGGTGGTGAGCTGGTTTTGAAGCTAGGCTTCCAAATCATGGAAAAAGATGGAGTTGTTGGGATTTACTCCCAGGCAGAAGGCCAGAAGTCCGGGAAAACCCGGACCCACTCGCCTTCTTTTGCCAGGAAGCAGTCCAAGTCATCCTTCAGCGTGCCTAGCCCAAGGATGACTAGTCGGGGACTCCCCCAGTTAGGAGCCGGCTCGGAAATGGATGACTTGAATCTTGACGAGCCGGCTCCTCAAGCCACACCCCTGCCTTTGCCTCCCGCCCCAGCTAAAACAGACAACAACAATGACAACAACGATATCGAAATTATTGATTTTGAAGTGGAGGATAAGGGAGTTGAGATCCAAGATGAGGAAGAACAGAGTGAGGAGAGCTCAGACAAGAGATCAGTTTCAAGTGAGGTTGTTAAGGAAATTGTTGTCCAAGATCAATCCCATCTCACAAGATTGAATGAGCTTGACTCCATAGCTCAGCAAATCAAGGCGCTTGAATCATTGATGGGAGATGAGAAAGCACTCAAATTGGATGAGGAGACAGGATCACAAGCACTAGATGCAGATGAGGATAAAGTGACTAGAGAGTTTCTCTCAATGCTTGAAgcaggaggtggtggtggtggcgatgGCAATGACGACGACGACGATGAATCCAAATACGAGGATGCTCGGATGCAGGCTCTGCAGTCGGAAGACGCGTACGAGGACGAGGATGGAAAGGAGGCAGAGGTCTTCTTGCCTGATTTAGGCAAGGGGCTCGGCTGCGTTGTGCAGACACGTAACGGGGGGTATTTAGCGTCTGCGAATCCGTTTAACGTGGTTGTCGGGAGGAAGGAGACGCCGAAGCTAGCAATGCAGGTGTCTAAGCCAGTGGTGATTCAGTCAGAGAAGGGAGGGTTTGAGGTGTTTCAGAAAATGGCTGCATTAGGCCTTGAGGGGCTGTCGAGTAGGCTGCTGTCGTCGATGGCGTTGGACGAGCTGTGTGGGAAGACGGCCGAGCAGGTGGCGTTTGAGGGGATCGCCAGCGCGATCATACAGGGGAGGAGCAAGGAGGGCGCCTCCTCCAGCGCTGCGCGCACCATCGTGGCCGTGAAGTCCATGGCCGCGATGATGAGCAGCGGGAGGAGGGAGAGGGTGTCGAGTGGTATTTGGAATGTGAGTGAGGAAGGGGTGACGGTCGATTATCTTCTCGGGTTTTGTTTGCAGAAGATCGAGGATATGGCCGTGGAGGCGCTTAAAATCCAAGCGGAAGTCGTTAAAGACGAGGCGCCTTTTGAGGTTTCGCCTTTCAATGATGGTGGTGTGGATGTTTTTGATTCGGCCGTCGCGGTGGAGGAGTGGGTTGGGGGAGGTATGGAGGCAGAGGCGATCACGGTGGCGGTCTTGGTTCAGCTCCGCGACCCCATCAGGCAGTTTGAGGGGGTCGGGGGGCCTATGGTGGTGTTGGTGCACGCTGAGGCGTGCACCAGCGAGGATGGGGAGAGGAGGTATAAGGTGTCGAGTTTGCAAGTTGGGGGGATGAAGGTGAGGAGCGGAGGGGCGAGGGTGGGGTGGGATACGGAGAAGCAGAGGCTCACGGCGCTGCATTGGCTCGTGGCGTATGGGATGGGGAAGGCCGGGAAGAAGGGGAGACGAGGGGGTGCCAAGGGGCCGGACGCGCTGTGGAGCGTGTCGTCGCGGATCATGGCTGATATGTGGCTCAAGCCTATTAGGAATCCTGATGTCAAGTTCAACACAAAGTGA
- the LOC121766916 gene encoding cysteine protease XCP1-like, giving the protein MAISLSSKLFILAAFVLFYAGTTACARELSIVGYEPEDLTCIDKLINLFESWLDKHGKIYKTIEEKLHRFEIFKDNLHHIDERNKVVSNYWLGLNEFADLSHDEFKKMFLGLKSDQIPQRDASLENFKYRDFVDLPKSADWRKKGAVTRVKNQGQCGSCWAFSTVAAVEGINQIVTGNLTELSEQELIDCDTAYNNGCNGGLMDYAFAFIVSNNGLHKEDDYPYLMEEGTCQESRDEAEVVTIDGYHDVPRNDENSFLKALANQPLSVAIDASGRDFQFYHGGVFDGHCGTDLDHGVAAVGYGTSKGLDYVIVKNSWGEKWGEKGFIRMKRNNGKPEGMCGINKMASFPTKSH; this is encoded by the exons ATGGCTATTTCTCTAAGTTCCAAGCTGTTTATTCTAGCCGCTTTCGTGCTATTCTATGCCGGCACCACAGCCTGTGCACGTGAGCTCTCGATCGTGGGCTATGAGCCCGAAGATCTCACGTGCATCGACAAGCTCATCAATCTTTTCGAATCTTGGCTCGATAAGCATGGCAAGATTTACAAAACCATAGAAGAGAAGTTGCATAGGTTCGAGATATTTAAGGATAATTTACACCACATTGATGAGAGAAATAAGGTTGTTAGCAACTATTGGCTAGGGTTGAACGAGTTTGCGGATTTGAGCCATGATGAGTTCAAGAAAATGTTTTTAGGTCTCAAATCCGACCAAATTCCCCAGAGAGACGCGTCTCTTGAGAATTTTAAGTATAGGGATTTCGTGGATTTACCCAAATCCGCCGATTGGAGGAAGAAAGGAGCCGTCACACGAGTCAAGAACCAGGGTCAATGTG GAAGTTGTTGGGCGTTTTCGACTGTGGCTGCAGTAGAAGGGATCAACCAAATTGTGACAGGAAACTTAACTGAGTTGTCCGAGCAAGAGCTCATCGACTGTGACACGGCCTACAACAATGGTTGCAATGGAGGCCTAATGGACTACGCGTTCGCTTTCATTGTCTCCAACAACGGCCTCCATAAGGAAGACGACTACCCTTACCTCATGGAGGAAGGCACTTGCCAAGAAAGCAGA GATGAGGCGGAAGTTGTGACGATCGATGGCTACCATGATGTGCCAAGAAACGACGAAAATAGCTTCTTGAAAGCTCTTGCAAACCAACCCTTGAGCGTGGCCATCGATGCTTCGGGGAGAGATTTCCAGTTCTACCACGGG GGCGTGTTTGACGGGCATTGTGGGACGGATCTCGACCATGGAGTCGCGGCCGTTGGATATGGCACGAGCAAAGGATTGGACTATGTGATCGTGAAGAATTCGTGGGGGGAGAAATGGGGTGAGAAAGGATTTATAAGGATGAAGAGAAACAATGGGAAGCCAGAAGGGATGTGTGGTATCAACAAAATGGCCTCATTCCCAACCAAAAGCCATTGA
- the LOC121792910 gene encoding AT-hook motif nuclear-localized protein 10-like — translation MSASFEPTPPAMANREPFSMSSPPSMANREQFSMSSPPSLVMNPATSQPQLDQQMHMSFMNSDGGAFRQVVGSSPPPFQPIPAGAALISQSSTEQKRKRGRPRKYGPDGSMSAPLGSPNAVMPQHEQQLNFSSPAVAPQSTEGVPPGMDGAGSPTAKKSRGRPRGSRNKVKQHGQVLGSTGISFVPHVLNVTAGEDIASKIMAICQNGPRGVCVLSANGTVSMVTLVQQTSSGGTATFEGRFEILSLSGSFILTEVAGQKSRTGGLSVTLAHPDGSIMGGCVAGLLVAASPAQIIVGSFMPDTQRQAPTNYVEPSSAPRLNQGQVGAGGSSSPSRGTPSESSGGAASPLNLSSGAYNITQGMSGIPWK, via the exons ATGTCTGCATCATTTGAACCGACGCCGCCGGCGATGGCAAATCGGGAGCCGTTCAGCATGAGCTCACCGCCGTCGATGGCCAATCGGGAGCAATTTAGCATGAGCTCACCACCGTCGCTGGTGATGAACCCGGCGACTTCGCAGCCGCAGCTGGACCAGCAAATGCACATGTCCTTTATGAACTCCGACGGCGGCGCATTCAGGCAAGTGGTAGGCTCTTCGCCACCGCCGTTTCAGCCTATTCCCGCTGGTGCCGCTTTGATAAGTCAATCCTCCACCGAACAGAAGAGGAAGAGGGGCCGGCCAAGGAAGTACGGTCCCGATGGCAGCATGAGCGCTCCATTGGGTTCGCCTAATGCTGTTATGCCGCAGCACGAGCAGCAGCTGAATTTCTCATCTCCAGCGGTTGCTCCTCAATCTACAGAGGGCGTTCCTCCGGGGATGGACGGTGCTGGCTCGCCCACGGCCAAGAAGTCCAGAGGCAGGCCCCGTGGTTCGAGGAATAAAGTAAAGCAGCACGGCCAAGTTTTAG GTTCAACCGGTATCAGTTTCGTACCACATGTTCTCAATGTGACTGCTGGAGAg GACATCGCTTCGAAGATAATGGCAATATGCCAGAATGGACCAAGGGGAGTTTGTGTTCTCTCTGCCAACGGGACTGTATCTATGGTAACACTTGTTCAGCAAACATCATCTGGTGGAACTGCCACCTTTGAG GGTCGGTTTGAAATTTTATCCCTCTCTGGATCATTCATACTGACTGAAGTTGCCGGTCAGAAAAGCAGAACCGGTGGGTTGAGTGTTACTTTAGCTCATCCTGACGGAAGCATTATGGGTGGGTGTGTCGCCGGTTTACTGGTTGCAGCATCCCCTGCTCAG ATTATAGTGGGAAGTTTTATGCCCGACACTCAGAGGCAAGCCCCGACAAACTACGTGGAGCCTTCATCAGCTCCAAGACTGAACCAAGGGCAAGTTGGTGCTGGTGGTAGCAGCTCGCCATCACGAGGGACTCCCAGCGAATCCTCAGGTGGAGCGGCAAGTCCGCTGAATTTGAGCTCCGGCGCATACAATATCACACAGGGCATGTCAGGTATTCCATGGAAATAA
- the LOC121766921 gene encoding cinnamoyl-CoA reductase 1-like yields the protein MAEKDKTVCVTGAGGFVGSWLVKLLLYKGYTVHGTLRNPGDEKYAYLRKPDDTAERLKLFKADLLDFDSILAAVKGCVGVFHVACPVPSSSVPNPEVELVQPALNGTLNVLKACSEAKIGRVVVVSSIAAVFMIPDWPQDQVMDENCWSDKEHCMKTNNWYCYSKTVAEAEAWEYAKKNGLSVVTVCPSLVLGPLLQENANSSSLVLIKLLKECYKEIENNLRKLVDVRDVAEALLLVYEKPEAEGRYICLGHFITNWELVDMLKTFYPNYGYPQRFKDGKDQLKISSEKLQKLGWKPRPLRETIVDSVESCKKFGILWS from the exons ATGGCGGAGAAAGATAAGACTGTTTGTGTCACCGGCGCCGGAGGCTTCGTAGGTTCATGGCTCGTTAAACTTCTTCTCTATAAAGGCTACACTGTTCACGGCACCCTCCGAAATCCTg GGGATGAGAAATACGCGTATTTGAGGAAACCCGACGATACAGCTGAAAGGCTGAAGCTCTTTAAGGCAGATTTGCTCGATTTCGACTCCATTCTTGCAGCGGTTAAAGGGTGTGTCGGGGTTTTCCACGTTGCCTGCCCCGTCCCATCGAGCTCCGTTCCGAATCCAGAG GTGGAATTAGTTCAGCCTGCACTAAATGGCACTCTCAATGTCCTAAAAGCATGCTCCGAAGCAAAAATTGGGCGTGTTGTGGTTGTATCTTCGATTGCTGCAGTTTTCATGATCCCGGATTGGCCCCAGGATCAGGTGATGGACGAGAATTGTTGGTCGGATAAGGAGCACTGCATGAAGACTAAT AATTGGTATTGCTATTCGAAAACAGTGGCTGAAGCCGAGGCTTGGGAATACGCGAAGAAGAACGGGCTTAGTGTTGTCACCGTGTGTCCAAGCCTCGTGCTGGGGCCGTTGCTGCAGGAGAATGCAAATTCCAGCAGTTTGGTTCTTATTAAGCTTCTGAAAG AATGCTATAAGGAAATTGAAAACAACCTTCGGAAGCTGGTAGATGTGCGCGATGTGGCCGAGGCCTTACTACTAGTATACGAGAAACCTGAAGCTGAGGGCAGATACATATGCTTGGGTCACTTTATCACGAACTGGGAATTGGTGGATATGCTCAAGACATTTTATCCCAACTACGGCTATCCACAAAG ATTTAAAGATGGGAAAGATCAGTTGAAAATCAGTTCAGAGAAGCTGCAAAAACTGGGTTGGAAACCTAGGCCATTGAGAGAAACTATTGTGGATTCTGTCGAGAGTTGCAAAAAGTTTGGCATCCTTTGGTCATGA
- the LOC121792911 gene encoding 3-hydroxy-3-methylglutaryl coenzyme A reductase 1-like codes for MDVRRRPAKPSQPPPLKSASKSSAVDDHPSSPKASDALPLPLYLTNGFFFTLFFSVAYFLLHRWGDKIRNSTPLHILTFSEIAAILCLIASFIYLLCFFGIDFVQSFISKPEEHQQFILHEDRKPIAAVELPQGDEEIVDGVVSGEIPLYSLESRLGDCLRAARIRREAVQRLVGRGLEGLPVEGFDYDSILGQCCEMPVGYVQIPVGIAGPLLLNGCEYSVPMATTEGCLVASTNRGCKAIYASGGATCVLLRDAMTRAPVVRFASAKRATELKFFLEDPLHFDALSLVFNKSSRFARLQNIQCAIAGKNLYIRFSCSTGDAMGMNMVSKGVQNVLDFLQNDFPDMDVIGISGNYCSDKKPSAVNWIEGRGKSVVCEAVITCDVVSKVLKTTVPSLVELNMLKNLTGSAVAGALGGFNAHAANIVSAIFIATGQDPAQNIESSHCITMMEAINGGKDLHISVTMPSIEVGTVGGGTQLASQSACLNLLGVKGANKESPGSNARLLATIVGGAVLAGELSLLSAISAGQLVKSHMKYNRSSRDVTKIGS; via the exons ATGGACGTCCGCCGGAGGCCAGCAAAGCCTTCTCAGCCTCCTCCTCTAAAATCTGCCTCCAAATCATCCGCCGTCGATGACCACCCCTCATCCCCAAAAGCCTCCGATGCCCTACCATTACCCCTCTACCTCACCAACGGCTTCTTCTTCACGCTCTTCTTCTCCGTCGCCTACTTCCTCCTCCACCGCTGGGGCGATAAGATCCGCAATTCCACGCCGCTGCACATCCTCACCTTCTCCGAGATCGCCGCAATCCTCTGCCTAATCGCCTCCTTCATTTACCTCCTATGCTTCTTCGGAATCGACTTCGTGCAATCGTTCATCTCCAAGCCGGAAGAGCACCAGCAGTTCATCCTCCACGAGGATCGGAAGCCGATTGCGGCTGTGGAGCTTCCGCAGGGCGATGAGGAAATCGTAGACGGTGTCGTTTCCGGTGAAATCCCCTTGTATTCGCTTGAATCGAGGCTAGGGGACTGCCTTAGGGCGGCGAGGATTCGGCGAGAGGCGGTGCAGAGGCTGGTGGGGAGGGGATTGGAAGGTTTGCCCGTGGAAGGATTCGATTACGACTCGATTCTAGGGCAATGCTGCGAGATGCCGGTGGGATACGTGCAGATTCCGGTGGGGATCGCGGGGCCGCTGCTGCTTAACGGCTGCGAGTACTCGGTGCCGATGGCGACGACGGAGGGGTGCCTCGTTGCGAGCACGAACAGGGGATGCAAGGCGATCTACGCCTCCGGAGGTGCGACGTGCGTGCTGCTGCGGGACGCGATGACCAGAGCTCCGGTTGTTAGGTTTGCGTCGGCGAAGAGAGCGACGGAGCTGAAGTTCTTCCTCGAAGATCCTCTCCATTTTGATGCTCTGTCGCTCGTTTTCAATAA GTCGAGTAGATTTGCGAGACTCCAAAACATTCAATGTGCAATTGCTGGGAAGAATCTGTACATAAGATTCAGTTGCAGCACGGGTGATGCCATGGGAATGAACATGGTTTCGAAAGGGGTTCAAAATGTTTTGGACTTCCTCCAGAATGATTTCCCAGATATGGATGTCATTGGCATTTCTG GAAATTACTGTTCCGACAAAAAACCATCTGCAGTTAACTGGATTGAAGGGCGTGGTAAATCAGTTGTATGTGAGGCTGTCATCACCTGTGATGTGGTGTCGAAGGTACTGAAAACAACTGTACCCTCCCTTGTCGAGCTCAACATGCTCAAGAACCTCACCGGTTCTGCTGTTGCTGGCGCTCTTGGTGGCTTCAACGCACATGCTGCAAACATAGTCTCTGCAATATTTATCGCCACTGGGCAGGACCCGGCTCAAAACATAGAAAGTTCCCACTGCATTACGATGATGGAGGCTATTAATGGCGGCAAGGATCTTCATATATCAGTGACAATGCCATCCATTGAG GTTGGAACTGTCGGGGGAGGAACTCAACTAGCATCACAATCTGCTTGCCTAAACCTTCTTGGTGTAAAGGGCGCGAATAAAGAGTCTCCCGGATCAAATGCCCGGCTCCTGGCCACCATTGTAGGTGGCGCTGTCTTGGCAGGAGAGCTCTCACTATTGTCCGCCATTTCAGCTGGCCAGCTCGTCAAGAGCCACATGAAATACAACCGATCAAGCAGGGACGTAACGAAGATTGGGTCCTGA
- the LOC121792912 gene encoding uncharacterized protein LOC121792912, translating into MWGGWRRAIGNARSFVGNSMGGLRGGSSLASWAVAGTLAYFLWVRPSQQLKREQEERAALAAASDSYRYVEKRKPIPDPQETGLIYGNKSGVKKSE; encoded by the exons ATGTGGGGCGGTTGGAGGAGAGCAATCGGGAACGCGAGATCCTTTGTTGGAAATTCGATGGGCGGCCTCAGAGGCGGCAGTAGTTTAGCGTCGTGGGCGGTCGCCGGAACCCTAGCTTACTTCCTCTGGGTTCGGCCGTCGCAGCAGCTCAAAAGAGAGCAAGAG GAACGAGCTGCGTTGGCAGCGGCCTCAGATTCTTACCGGTATGTTGAGAAGCGGAAACCAATTCCGGATCCTCAG GAAACTGGATTGATTTACGGGAACAAAAGTGGAGTGAAAAAATCTGAGTGA